CTTAAAATAGGTCACTTTTGTTTTTAAACCAAAAAAGTTGTTTAAAAATGTGTTTTATTCAACCGTAAACGAGGTTTTAAACCATCGTTTAGGGAATTTTATCCTCGTTGACGGCTGCATTTTGAGCCTCAACGACGGTTATTTGTCTATTCTTAAACAACTTTAAAGTTTACATTCTTTCTGGCATTTCTATTCCTAGAAGTTTACCAGCATGTTTCAACGTTTGGGCTGTTGTTTTTGAAATTGCAATAAGTAAGGCTTTTTTAGCTTCATTTTCCTCGGCAAAAATAGGAATTTCAGCGTAGAGCTTACTATATAATTTTGCTACATCATACATATAATTTGCAATCGTTGAAGGAGCATAATTTTGAGCTGCTTCGTTCAGATAATTTGGATAATCGGAAAGCAAATGAATCAACTCTTCTTGTGTATTTGCTAGTTCTTTTAAGTTTTCAAAAGCCTTAGAAGAATAAGAAATATTTTCCTTATCTGCTTTGCGAAGAATAGCACAAATTTTAGCGTGCGTATATTGCAAATAAACACCACTATTTCCTTGAAAATCAATAGAATCAGCAGGGTTAAAAAGCATTTTTTTCTTTGGCTCTACTCTCAAAAGATAATACTTCAAAGCTCCCAACGCTAACATTTTGTACAGGTTTTCAGCTTCTTCTTCCGTAAAATCATCAATTTTGCCTACTTCGCCAGTTCTTTCTCTTGCCATCTCTACCATATCAGCTACAAGCTCATCAGCATCTACAACAGTTCCCTCTCTTGACTTCATTTTTCCATCAGGGAGTTCTACCATTCCATACGAAAGATGATACATTCCTTCTGCATAACTTCTGCCCAGTTTTTTAAGTATTGAAAACAAAACTTTAAAGTGATAATCTTGTTCATTCCCAACTACATACACCGATTTTTGCATTGGAAAATCTTTATACTTCAAATCAGCCGTTCCAATATCTTGAGTAATATAAACAGAAGTTCCGTCTCCACGTAAAACAAGTTTTTCGTCTAGCTTCTCTTTTGTCAAATCTATCCAAACTGAGCCATCATCTTTTTTAAAGAAAACGCCTTTTTCTAAGCCTTCTTCAATGATGTCTTTTCCTAAAAGATAAGTGTTCGATTCGTAATAGAATTTATCAAACTCTACTCCAATACTCTTGTAGGTTGCATCAAAACCTTCATATACCCAGCCATTCATTTTTGCCCAAAGGTCAGTAGTTTCTTTGTCGCCTTGTTCCCATTTCAAGAGCATTTGTTGTGCTTCTTTCAAAATTGGAGCTTCTTTCTCGGCTTTTTCTTTTGGTTGCCCAGCTTCTACAAGTTCTTGTACTTCAGCTTTAAATAAATCATTGAATTTTACATAATAATCTCCTACCAATTTATCGCCCTTGATGCCTAAATCTTGAGGTGTTTTGCCTTCTCCATGTTTTTTATAGGCAAGCATTGACTTACAGATATGAATACCTCTGTCATTGACAAGGTTTACCTTCATCACTTCGCTACCATTGGCAGCCATAATTTCAGAAACTGAATACCCTAAAAAGTTATTTCTAAGGTGTCCTAAGTGCAAAGGCTTGTTGGTGTTTGGAGAAGAATATTCTACCATTACTTTCTCATCTTTTTTCTCTATACTTTCCCAACTAGGTTTTTCTGTAAGATTGACTAATGTTTTTACCCAAACAGACTGTTCCAAAACAAGATTGAGAAATCCTTTCACAACATTAAAATCTTTTACTTCTGCTGTATTTTCTTTCAAAAATTCTCCTAAGAGTGTAGCTGTTTCTTCTGGTTTCTTCTTAGAAATTCTGCTATATGGAAAAGTTACAAACGTATAACTGCCTTCAAACTCTTTGCGTGTTTGTTGAAACGTAATTTCTTCTAAAGACAATGAATGATTGAAAAGCGATTGAAAGGCGTTTTGAATTTCTTTTTGAAGTTTTTGAACAAGCATAGCTAGAAAAATAGAAAATATGTTGTTGGATGAGTTGTATTAAAATGAGTCTGCAAAATTGCAAATTTTGTGCTAAATAAACGAGTAGATAGCGCATAAATCTTGTAAAATATAGAATTTATAGAACAATTTGAGGGTATAACTTGTATTACTCTAAGTTTAATATTAACTTAATATTAATTATTTGTTAATTTGTAATTGCTAAATTTAAAGTATCAATGAAAACTAAAATATTAAATTACGCTATTATCAATAAGTATCCCATGATTTGTTTTGTGGTGGGGATTCTTTCAATAGGATTAGGAATGTATCAAAATATAGAAAAAACTGAGCTACTAGGAATGGTTATCATATTTGGTGGGCTTACTTTTTTTACCAGTATCGGAATTTATTATACTCGTTATGTTGTGGTCAAAAATATTTTGAATATTCTTGATAAAAAACAGATTCCTGCTCATCTTTTAGATGCTCATTATATTCTTTTTTCGTACAAAGAAGATGACTACAAAATTAATTTATATACAAGTAGAGGAACTACATTTATGCTGTGGTATAAGAACGAAAAGCTAATTGCTAACAAAATCTGTTCTACAATAAACCTTGTTAGGATGCTTTCCTTGATAGATAGTGAAAAGACTTTAGTTGCTAAAAAATACAAACACAAAGTAAAAAGTTTGTGGCTTTAGTCAAAAAATAGGTCTAGTTTTTTAGAGCACTGGACATGAACAGATATTTGCTTTTCTGTGAGCCACAGAACAGGGAAAAAATACCGTTCGTTGGTGTTCTTAGCGTAGCGACACCAACAACTTTTTATCTCATGTCCAGTACTCTAGTAGTTTTTATACATCGAACTTGTTTAAGAATGGTTTTCTAGCGCAAGATTCCATCTTGTGCTTACTTTTTCGTCAGCATATGCTGACAAAAAAGTGCGTCCAAGCATAATACTTGAACGAGAAATAATAAGATAAAACCCATTCTATATCTAATTAAAGGTACTTTTTCTATTCTTAAACAACTTCATCTAATAAAAAAGTGCGTTCAATTCCTCAAATATGAAGAATTGAACACACAAAAAAATTAAGGAAGGAAAATTACTTCATTAGGTCCTGCACTTGCAGTAAAAGTTCCTTTTGCGTTTCCTTCACTATCATATCTAATTACTTCATTTCCTGTCGGAGCAGAAAAATTAGCAATTCCTATCCAAATATCACCATTTGAAGGCTCAACACTCACTCCATACGCTCCATTTTGAATAAGAGGACTTGCTGCTTGAGTAGTAGCTGTAATAGACAAGGCATAAACTCCACTGCTAAAGTTGTAGTACAAAATATCTTTTGCTGGATTGATAGCTAACTGCTGTCCGATATTTTCACTTCCTGCATTTAATTCGATGGTAGTTTCAATAGCATTAGTAGTAGGGTTTATTTTGTGCAAAGCTCCTTCTGAAGAACCAAAAGCAGAAGCTGTAACCCATATTTTACCATCTTTATCTGTTACCATATCTTTAGGACTGTTCGGAGAGACATCGATAGTTGCTTCTAATGTATTGCTAGAAACATCATATACAGAAATACTGCTTTCAAATGTATTGGCAATAAATACTTTGTTTGCACTTTGAGAATAAACCACATTTTCAGGACCAGCACCAGCATCAATCGTACTAACAACTTGCTCTGTATTGGTATCTACAACTAAAATGGCTGAGCCAATATTTCCAAAATTCCCCCACGAACTAACGTAAGCTCTGTTATTTCCAACAGAAGCCATATAACGAGGATTTGCAAAATTTCCTGTTATGGTAGCTTTTCTTTCAAATGTTCCACGGTTTACCACTTCAATTTTGTTGCTATTACTTACTAAAAGATATGCCTCATCTCCCAAGATAGAAACAGATTGTAAATTATCTCCCAAACTGTCGCCATTTACAGTTTGAAAAATTTGTTGAGTAACCATCTCATTTTTGGAAATATGACCTACTGTGGCATTATTTTTCCCAAAAACTCCTTCATTAACTACCAAATAACCTTGTGCATATTCTCCTACTAAATCTTCATCATCTTTACTACACGAAGAAAAAATAAAAGTAGAAATAAGAACATACAAAAATAAAGTCCAAGCAGTTGGACGTAAACCATTAATACGAGTAAACATAAAATATATAAAAGAATAAAATTGAATAATGACTTTAGTTTATCCCCGAACCAAAAGTACAATAACAGAAAAGGCAGGTCTCCTGACTGATTTGTGAAAATTGCTAACCTTCCCACCTAGAGCCAATTTAGATTTTTGATTTGTAGAGTTTAGATTATTTTATTCTTAAATCTGAATTCTAAAATTATTATAGGCAGTGGTATTGTAGAATGCAATTTTTTATTTCAAATAAACCGTAAACGAGGACTAAAGCCGTCGTTCAAGTAAAAATTTAAAGGCAAATTCACAGTTGCGGGTACAGTTACGGAATATTCACCGTATTCCCTTTTCAGTATTTTTCTATAAAAAAGAAAAACACCACCTTTTCGGTCTGCAAAGGTAGTGTTTTTTACTTTCCAATCTTGATTTTTATTTTTTAGTCCATCTTGCTAAGTTTCAAAACATTGGTACGCTGTTTTTCATCTATCGGCATACTTGCCGTATTGACAAAGAGGTCGCCTTTTTGGAGATGTCCTTTTTCTACTAAAATTTCTTGTGTGTCTTTAAAAGTTTGGTCGGTAGAAACGAATTTATCATAATAATAACCACGCACTCCCCAAACTAAATTTAGTGTTGTGAGTAAGTTATTGTTTGATGTAAAGATAAAAATACCTGCTTTTGGACGATGACTAGCTAATTGAAATGCTGTATAACCTGATTGTGTCATCGAAATAACAGCCTTTGCGTGAACGTTCTGAGCCAAACGACATGCTGTCGTAATTACACTTTTACTTGTGTAATCTGTCATAGAAGCTGGAATTGGATAATATTGATGATAAATAGATTCTACATTGACTTCAATAGAGTTGATGGTTTTGACCATACTTTTAATAACTTCTACTGGATATTTGCCAACAGCCGTTTCTCCACTAAGCATCAAAGCATCTGCTCCATCCATCACAGCATTAGCCACATCATTAGTTTCTGCACGAGTAGGGCGAGGGTTTTCTATCATCGACTCCATCATTTGAGTAGCAATAATGACAGGCTTGGCAGCTTCATTGCATTTGTGTACAATTCTCTTCTGTACCACAGGCACTTCCTCAGCATTTATCTCAACTCCTAAGTCTCCACGAGCTACCATAAGTGCATCAGCTTCTTCTATAATGCTATCTATGTTGGTAACAGCTTCTGGACGTTCTATTTTAGCAATCGTTCGCATTTTGCTCTCGTGCTTTGTAATAATTTCCTTTAAGCGAATCATATCACTTGCATTACGAACAAATGAAAGAGCTATCCATTCTACTTCATTTTCAATACCAAACATCACATCTTTCAAGTCTTTTTCTGTCATACTTGGAGCAGAAACATTTGTATTAGGTAAATTAATCCCTTTTCTTGGACGCAATGTTCCTCCTACAATTACTTTTGCAATAACATCATTTTGGTCTTTGTCTGAAACCACAAGTTCTAGTTTTCCATCATCCATCAAAATAGGCTCTCCTATCTTTACATCCCTTACAAAATCTTCGTATGTGCAACTTATTCTTTCCTTTGTTCCTACTACACCTTTATCTGTTGTAATTCGGATTTTTTCTCCTTTTGTTAGTTCTATTTTGCCTCCTTCAATTTCGCCAACACGAATTTTAGGTCCTTGTAAGTCTTGAAGAATACAGACATTTGCATCAAATTTATGATTGAGTTCTCTAATAATATCTAAAACTTTCTTGTGGTCTTCGTGTGTTCCGTGTGAAAAGTTGAGGCGAAAAACATCTACTCCTGCTACCATCAGTTCTAAAAGTTGTTCTCTTGTTGAAGAGGCTGGTCCCACAGTAGCAATCACTTTTGTTTTGTTGAAGCTAAATTTCATATTAATTGTGAAGTCGGTTATGAATATGTATTTTTGTATAAACTTACAACATTCACAAATGAATTACGAATTACGAATTAGAAATACTTAATAGAACAATTACGAATTACGAATTACGAATTGTTAATATGTTGATTTTCAGTGTTTTAATGCAAAGGCATCAACTAAAATAATTTTGTGTGAATACTTTTTTAGAAGGATAAATATGATTTAATTTATTGGTAGAAAAAATAAGTTATAGAAAATTCTTCTATCAGAATAACTGGCAACTGAAAAATATGAATGTATATCCCCAAATTTTGGAAGCAGCACGTAAAGGACAAAAAATGTTAGCTGTGCTGATAGACCCAGACCACATAGACCCAAAAAGAACAGCTCTTTTGGCTGCCCAAGCTGCTCATTATGGAATTTCTTTTTTTATGGTGGGAGGAAGTTTGCTCACAGAAGGAGAGGTTTCAAAAACAGTACAACTTATAAAATCGCACGCAAAATTGCCTGTAGTGCTTTTTCCTGGGCATTATTTTCATCTTGCTCCAGAGGCAGATAGTTTGTTTTTACTCTCTCTGATTTCAGGACGCAATCCAGAATATTTGATAGGACAACAAGTTGCTGCTGCTCCAAGACTGCGCCGAATGGATTTGGAAGTTATTCCGACAGGATATATGCTTGTTTTGTGTGATAACTTGACGACTGTTTCTTATGTAAGTCAGACCTTGCCTATTCCCTATGAAAAAGCCGAAGTTGCTGCCAATACAGCACTTGCAGGGGAGTATTTGGGAATGCGACTTGCCTATTTAGATGGTGGAAGTGGCGCAGCAAAGCCTATTTCTCCACGTATGATACGTACCGTAAAGCAAAGCATTAATATTCCTCTGATTATTGGAGGAGGAATCAGAACGCCAGAAGCTCTTCATACGGCTTATGCTGCTGGAGCAGATGTTGTTGTTGTGGGAACACGCCTAGAACAAGAACCTGCCTTAATTGCTGATTTTGCTGCCGTATTACATCAATTTAATAAGAAAAAAGTGTAATAATCCTCATTGAAGGCTGCATTTTACGTCTCAACGATGGTTATACTTATAGCCGTTAACGAGTTTGAAAGCGTCGTTGAGGGTAAAAGCAACAGATTATAAATATTTTTTGAGAAGTGTTATAATTTCTTTTCGTTTGTATTCTTTTGCTACACTTAAAGCTGTATCGTTGCTAAAGCCAGCTTTTAGAGTTGGGTCTGCATTGTTTTCCAATAGAAACTTTGCAATTTCTATATGTCCGAACTGTACGCTTTCTATCAAAGGAGTTGTCAGAAACTCTGGATGTTGATAGTTTGGATTTACTCCTGCTTTAATATGATATTTTACAAGTTCTAAATTACCTTCCTGTGAAGCATTTAGCATTTCTTTCCAATCGCCTGCTGCCATAAGTTGTAGTTTTTTATATGTGTTTTCTGTTCTGTGTCCCCACAAAACAGCAGTATTCGAGGTTTCTATATCCAACCTTTCTTTTTAAACCAAATATATGTTCCTATCACAATAGAGATCATAACTCCCCAAACAATAGCGTAACCATTATCTACTTGTAGTTCTGGAATATCTTTAAAGTTCATTCCATACACTCCTACGATAAAGGTCAGAGGTAAGAAAAAAACAGAAAAAATCGTCAAGATTCCCATAATTTCGTTGGTTCGGTGTGAAGCAAGCGACAAACGAAGATTAATAAGGTTGTTTGCATTTTCGTGTAGTTCATCTACTCTAT
This DNA window, taken from Bernardetia sp., encodes the following:
- a CDS encoding geranylgeranylglyceryl/heptaprenylglyceryl phosphate synthase, giving the protein MNVYPQILEAARKGQKMLAVLIDPDHIDPKRTALLAAQAAHYGISFFMVGGSLLTEGEVSKTVQLIKSHAKLPVVLFPGHYFHLAPEADSLFLLSLISGRNPEYLIGQQVAAAPRLRRMDLEVIPTGYMLVLCDNLTTVSYVSQTLPIPYEKAEVAANTALAGEYLGMRLAYLDGGSGAAKPISPRMIRTVKQSINIPLIIGGGIRTPEALHTAYAAGADVVVVGTRLEQEPALIADFAAVLHQFNKKKV
- the pyk gene encoding pyruvate kinase; translated protein: MKFSFNKTKVIATVGPASSTREQLLELMVAGVDVFRLNFSHGTHEDHKKVLDIIRELNHKFDANVCILQDLQGPKIRVGEIEGGKIELTKGEKIRITTDKGVVGTKERISCTYEDFVRDVKIGEPILMDDGKLELVVSDKDQNDVIAKVIVGGTLRPRKGINLPNTNVSAPSMTEKDLKDVMFGIENEVEWIALSFVRNASDMIRLKEIITKHESKMRTIAKIERPEAVTNIDSIIEEADALMVARGDLGVEINAEEVPVVQKRIVHKCNEAAKPVIIATQMMESMIENPRPTRAETNDVANAVMDGADALMLSGETAVGKYPVEVIKSMVKTINSIEVNVESIYHQYYPIPASMTDYTSKSVITTACRLAQNVHAKAVISMTQSGYTAFQLASHRPKAGIFIFTSNNNLLTTLNLVWGVRGYYYDKFVSTDQTFKDTQEILVEKGHLQKGDLFVNTASMPIDEKQRTNVLKLSKMD
- the argS gene encoding arginine--tRNA ligase, which codes for MLVQKLQKEIQNAFQSLFNHSLSLEEITFQQTRKEFEGSYTFVTFPYSRISKKKPEETATLLGEFLKENTAEVKDFNVVKGFLNLVLEQSVWVKTLVNLTEKPSWESIEKKDEKVMVEYSSPNTNKPLHLGHLRNNFLGYSVSEIMAANGSEVMKVNLVNDRGIHICKSMLAYKKHGEGKTPQDLGIKGDKLVGDYYVKFNDLFKAEVQELVEAGQPKEKAEKEAPILKEAQQMLLKWEQGDKETTDLWAKMNGWVYEGFDATYKSIGVEFDKFYYESNTYLLGKDIIEEGLEKGVFFKKDDGSVWIDLTKEKLDEKLVLRGDGTSVYITQDIGTADLKYKDFPMQKSVYVVGNEQDYHFKVLFSILKKLGRSYAEGMYHLSYGMVELPDGKMKSREGTVVDADELVADMVEMARERTGEVGKIDDFTEEEAENLYKMLALGALKYYLLRVEPKKKMLFNPADSIDFQGNSGVYLQYTHAKICAILRKADKENISYSSKAFENLKELANTQEELIHLLSDYPNYLNEAAQNYAPSTIANYMYDVAKLYSKLYAEIPIFAEENEAKKALLIAISKTTAQTLKHAGKLLGIEMPERM
- a CDS encoding ankyrin repeat domain-containing protein, whose protein sequence is MDIETSNTAVLWGHRTENTYKKLQLMAAGDWKEMLNASQEGNLELVKYHIKAGVNPNYQHPEFLTTPLIESVQFGHIEIAKFLLENNADPTLKAGFSNDTALSVAKEYKRKEIITLLKKYL
- a CDS encoding DUF5074 domain-containing protein; translated protein: MFTRINGLRPTAWTLFLYVLISTFIFSSCSKDDEDLVGEYAQGYLVVNEGVFGKNNATVGHISKNEMVTQQIFQTVNGDSLGDNLQSVSILGDEAYLLVSNSNKIEVVNRGTFERKATITGNFANPRYMASVGNNRAYVSSWGNFGNIGSAILVVDTNTEQVVSTIDAGAGPENVVYSQSANKVFIANTFESSISVYDVSSNTLEATIDVSPNSPKDMVTDKDGKIWVTASAFGSSEGALHKINPTTNAIETTIELNAGSENIGQQLAINPAKDILYYNFSSGVYALSITATTQAASPLIQNGAYGVSVEPSNGDIWIGIANFSAPTGNEVIRYDSEGNAKGTFTASAGPNEVIFLP